A genomic region of Polyangiaceae bacterium contains the following coding sequences:
- the tssI gene encoding type VI secretion system tip protein VgrG, whose translation MGLPFKTVPFTQTGVTNTRGGAMLVADLAFQSGEQSLTVREFVVRDAISTLFDISVHACSPNEDLDLEAIVGRPVAFRIGGTSENARRWTGIVLRMKQIGAEEKGLSTYHLSIVPNLWLLSQRRNHRIFQHQSVVEIVGTILSEWGLEPVWRVDRERLAKLEIRVQYGESDLAFVCRLLEEAGISFVMADGGEKGSVPMFVDAPGSAEPRRAYPIVYLPAAPASFDRAYVTNVEISREVRPGKIMLGDTDFRRKSDVRLFGEASSAGLEGRYEQFHYEPGGFVVADGRLSDTPIADQRGVVRTDEKVGKLRAEQRLASARAGRVAMNFHTNVADLSPGTVFSIDRHPRSDLAKTRRLLVIEMSITGTQDRSFSAMGVALFADEPFAPQRKTPKPRIEGVQSAIVVGPRAGATADEIHTDEFGRVRVQFPWDREGTFDERSSCWMRVSQGWAGGGFGIMALPRVGQEVLVGFFEGDPDQPIVVGRVYNNTTRVPYKLPEHKTKSTWKSDSTPGSGGFNEIMFDDARGAELVYVQAERNLDKLVKVDESVTIGRMRSKRVGASETIAIGANRTTTIGAVDATWVGDRHAVTMRQTRGGATLPTGTEMVDGRISVTTGEATITLEGPNITFDAAARILMKAGADIALAAGSHVTVDATVNMTLKSGAKLVVQADDGDVVIQGGPNVQINPEDLRWRRAGKKRAGAARPARGCAKKGAWTGGGGGHGGGGGSWQWAMGRQSPIRNRAARV comes from the coding sequence ATGGGTTTACCCTTCAAAACCGTGCCGTTCACGCAGACGGGCGTGACGAATACGAGAGGGGGCGCCATGCTGGTTGCCGATCTAGCATTCCAATCGGGGGAGCAATCGCTGACGGTTCGCGAGTTCGTCGTACGCGATGCGATCTCGACTCTGTTCGACATCTCGGTACACGCGTGCTCGCCGAATGAGGACCTCGACCTGGAAGCCATCGTCGGAAGGCCGGTGGCCTTCAGGATTGGCGGGACAAGCGAGAATGCGCGCAGGTGGACCGGCATCGTTCTCCGCATGAAACAGATCGGCGCGGAGGAGAAAGGTTTGTCCACGTATCATCTCTCGATCGTGCCAAACCTCTGGCTGCTCTCCCAACGTCGCAACCACCGGATTTTCCAGCATCAAAGCGTCGTTGAAATTGTCGGGACAATCCTTTCCGAGTGGGGACTGGAACCTGTTTGGCGGGTGGATCGGGAGCGCTTGGCGAAGCTCGAAATACGCGTGCAGTACGGTGAGAGTGATCTTGCGTTCGTATGTCGGCTGCTCGAGGAAGCCGGGATCTCGTTTGTCATGGCGGATGGTGGTGAAAAAGGAAGCGTGCCGATGTTCGTCGATGCGCCCGGAAGCGCGGAGCCGCGACGCGCGTATCCGATCGTTTATTTGCCGGCGGCTCCGGCATCGTTCGACCGAGCGTACGTGACGAACGTGGAGATCTCGCGTGAGGTTCGTCCGGGCAAGATCATGCTCGGTGATACGGACTTTCGGCGCAAGTCGGATGTACGGCTGTTTGGCGAGGCGTCCTCGGCCGGTTTGGAGGGGCGTTACGAGCAGTTTCACTACGAGCCTGGAGGGTTTGTCGTGGCTGATGGGCGTCTGTCCGATACGCCGATCGCGGACCAGCGGGGTGTGGTGCGTACGGATGAGAAAGTGGGCAAGCTGCGGGCCGAGCAGCGTTTGGCGAGCGCGCGTGCAGGACGCGTAGCGATGAATTTTCACACGAACGTGGCCGATCTATCGCCGGGGACGGTGTTTTCGATCGATCGGCATCCGCGCAGCGATCTTGCGAAGACGCGTCGGCTGCTCGTGATCGAGATGTCGATCACGGGGACGCAGGATCGAAGTTTTTCCGCTATGGGTGTGGCGCTGTTCGCGGACGAACCTTTTGCACCCCAACGAAAAACGCCGAAGCCGCGCATCGAAGGTGTGCAGAGTGCGATCGTGGTGGGACCTCGTGCGGGTGCGACTGCCGACGAGATACACACGGACGAGTTTGGCCGGGTGCGGGTGCAATTTCCGTGGGATCGTGAAGGCACATTCGATGAACGCAGTTCGTGCTGGATGCGTGTGAGCCAAGGATGGGCCGGTGGTGGGTTTGGCATAATGGCGCTGCCGCGTGTCGGGCAGGAAGTATTGGTGGGGTTTTTCGAGGGCGACCCGGACCAACCCATCGTCGTGGGACGCGTGTACAACAACACGACGCGCGTTCCGTACAAATTGCCGGAGCACAAGACGAAGAGCACGTGGAAGAGCGATTCGACGCCTGGATCCGGTGGGTTCAACGAGATCATGTTCGACGATGCGAGAGGCGCGGAGCTCGTGTACGTGCAAGCCGAGCGTAACCTGGACAAACTCGTGAAGGTCGACGAGTCGGTGACGATTGGGCGCATGCGAAGCAAGCGTGTGGGTGCGAGTGAAACGATTGCGATCGGGGCAAACCGGACGACGACGATCGGGGCGGTGGATGCGACGTGGGTAGGCGATCGGCATGCGGTTACGATGCGACAAACGCGCGGGGGGGCGACGTTGCCGACGGGCACGGAGATGGTGGATGGGCGGATATCGGTGACGACGGGAGAAGCGACGATCACGCTGGAGGGGCCGAACATCACGTTCGACGCGGCGGCGCGGATATTGATGAAGGCGGGAGCGGACATTGCGCTTGCGGCGGGGTCGCACGTGACGGTGGACGCGACGGTGAACATGACGCTGAAGAGCGGCGCGAAGCTGGTGGTGCAGGCGGACGACGGGGATGTGGTGATCCAGGGTGGGCCGAACGTGCAGATCAATCCGGAGGACCTCAGGTGGAGGCGGGCGGGCAAAAAGCGGGCGGGGGCCGCTCGGCCAGCGCGGGGATGCGCGAAAAAGGGGGCTTGGACCGGAGGGGGGGGGGGGCATGGCGGGGGGGGGGGATCCTGGCAATGGGCTATGGGGCGGCAAAGCCCCATTCGGAATCGAGCCGCACGAGTATGA
- a CDS encoding class I SAM-dependent methyltransferase yields the protein MKQAILVGALAAVLGCGGAAGQDAAGKTAHSAHGKQGCACPHCKGCEHCKQPGMAHQDGMACPHCAQGGMHHGGGQHGMHHGGEHGMHHGGHGGHGGPLVHRFEKAEEWAKQFDDPARDAWQKPTEVVAAMTISPGMTVADIGAGTGYFEPHLSRAVGPTGKVLAVDIEPDMVRYLRERAAKEKLVNVTAVQATPGETGLAPESVDRILVVDTWHHIPDRAAYAQKLRAALRPGGLVIIVDFTLEATKGPPKEHRLAPEKVIAELDAGGLSGKAIDESLPEQYIVVAKAR from the coding sequence ATGAAACAAGCAATATTGGTGGGTGCGCTCGCAGCGGTCTTGGGTTGCGGAGGCGCTGCTGGTCAAGATGCGGCTGGGAAAACGGCGCATTCGGCGCATGGAAAGCAAGGTTGCGCTTGCCCGCACTGCAAGGGTTGTGAACACTGCAAGCAACCTGGCATGGCACATCAAGACGGAATGGCTTGTCCGCACTGCGCGCAGGGCGGAATGCATCACGGCGGTGGACAACACGGAATGCATCACGGCGGCGAGCACGGGATGCATCACGGAGGGCATGGCGGTCACGGCGGGCCGCTCGTGCACCGATTCGAGAAGGCCGAGGAGTGGGCGAAGCAGTTCGACGATCCGGCGCGGGATGCTTGGCAAAAGCCGACGGAGGTCGTTGCGGCAATGACCATTTCCCCCGGAATGACGGTGGCTGACATTGGGGCGGGTACGGGATATTTCGAGCCGCATTTGTCGCGGGCCGTGGGGCCGACGGGCAAAGTGTTGGCGGTCGACATCGAGCCGGACATGGTGCGGTATTTGCGCGAGCGTGCGGCAAAAGAAAAACTCGTCAATGTCACGGCGGTGCAAGCGACGCCGGGTGAAACGGGTCTTGCACCGGAATCCGTGGACCGCATTCTCGTCGTGGACACGTGGCATCACATTCCGGATCGAGCTGCGTATGCGCAGAAGCTGCGTGCGGCACTACGTCCGGGAGGGCTCGTGATCATCGTGGATTTCACGCTCGAAGCGACGAAAGGCCCGCCGAAAGAGCACCGTCTCGCGCCGGAAAAAGTGATTGCCGAGCTCGATGCGGGCGGTTTGTCCGGGAAAGCCATCGACGAGAGTTTGCCCGAGCAATACATTGTCGTAGCAAAAGCTCGGTAA